GTTGGTATTCATTGAAACATTTCACTACTGGCTCAAGTTCTGCGTATTCTTTTGAATATGCACGAAACAAATCCTGATCCATGATCACATCTGCTTCACTTAGCAAGGCTGCTAATTCTTCGTAACGTTCTGCCAAACTTTCTAATTTTAATTTAATCGATTCTTTCATTTTAATTATCTTTATCTTCATTTATGCCGAGTACATTCGCGGCAATCGTTAAGGCTTCTTGATCCGCTTCACTGCCTGCTTCACGCAAATATTGCGTGGGAGCATGAATCAATTTATTCATTAAACCGTGGGCCAGTTTGTTAAGTACTTGTTCTGATGCTTGTCCACTTTGCAAACTTTTCAATGCTTTCTCCAATTCTGTTTGCTTAATGCTCTCTGCAGATTGGCGGTAATTCACAATGAGATCAGAGACTTTACGTGATTCTAGTGTTTTGCGATAAGCGTCTACACCTTCGTCAATTAAAGCTTCCGCAGCTCTAGCTGCTTCTTGTCTGGCGCGAACATTTTCCTCAATGACCGAATGAAGGTCGTCTACCGTATATAAATAAGCATCAGAGACGTCTTCTACTTCGGGTTCGATGTCTCTTGGAACAGCAATATCCACTAGCAACATGGGCGAATGTCGACGTCGTGCTGTCGCTCTCTCTACCATGCCTTTACCAATAATGGGCAACTGACTGGCGGTGGATGATATAACGATATCGGCCTGTGGCAAATAGTCACCAAGATCTCCGAGCATAATGGCTTCCGCCTTCAGCTCACTTGCCAATGTTTGCGCTCTGGCTAAGGTACGGTTGGCAACGATAATACGCTTCACGCCATTTTCTTTCAGATGTCTCGCCACCAACTCAATGGTTTGTCCAGCCCCTATCAGCAACGCAGTACTACGACGAATATCAGCAAAGATACGTTGCGCCAAACTGACTGCAGCAAAAGCAATGGAAACAGGGTTTTCACCGATGGCTGTGTCTGTACGAACGCGCTTTGCTACTGAAAAAGTACGTTGAAATAAGGATTCTAACTCAGGCCCAATGCAATCTCCTTCCTGGGAAACCGCATATGCTGACTTTACCTGTCCTAAAATCTGCGGTTCTCCCAATATAAGAGAATCTAATCCAGAAGCCACGCGCATAATGTGTCGCACACTATCATCGGCAATGTGGGTGTAGCAATACTGCTTCAACTCTTCTAATTCAATACCATGATACTGTCCCAACCAAGCGATTACTTGATCAATTTTATGCAGATCTTCTACTGAACAATACAATTCAGTGCGATTACAAGTAGAGACAATTATGGCTTCTTGCGCGCGTTGATCGGTTACCAAAGAAGATAAAGCTTCAATCATTTTTTCTGGCGCAAACGCCACCTGCTCGCGAATCGCAATTGGAGCAGTTTTATGATTGACACCCACAGTAATTAGCGGCATTCAGGACTCTTCTCAAAAAATCGAGATATTAAGGTAATGATAGGACAAAACCGTCTCTACGTGACTCTTTACATAAAGAAGACGCATTATACGAGAAATTCGCTTTTTTGCGCACCCCATAAAGTCAATAAAAGTAATAGGATTAGTCTATTGTGATATAAGTTTTGTCGGCAATGCTGGCACAAAGGACTGACTTTCCACGCAACCAAGGATACCATAAGCCATCTATGATTATTTTATTTAGAAGTTTTATGCTGTTGGACCAACGAAAATCCATTCGCCTCGCGAGTTTGCTCAATGGCAACCAGTTGCGAGTTTGGCTGACATTCATCTGCTTGCCTTTATTGGTCGCGTGCAGCACGATAAAACCCGAACAACAAAGCCTTACTATAGAAAACCAAGCACAACCACTGGTCGCACAAGACGCAAAACAAATCAGTGCTTTACTGAATGCCGAATTCAAACTGCAACGAGAAGGGCCAAATAAAGCTTTTGACGATTTCTATGTTTTGGCACAACAAACCCAAGACCTCGAGCTTATTAAGCGCCTAACCAACATTGCAGTCGCTTCGCGTAATAAGGTTTACATTGAACAAAGTACAAACCTCTGGCTGGCTGTCGAACCCACCTCAGAACAAGCTTATGCTTTGGCTTTGCAAGTATATACACAAGGCAACAGACCATCCGATATTGCTCAATTAATTGATCAAGCCATGAGCCATCAAGTGTCTCTGCAATTTTTGCCTGTCTATCTGGATGATAATGTGCGCAACAGTCAATTGATTACGACATTGGAAAGAGGTATTTCTCAAAGTTCACCGGCTAGCCAGCAAGATCAATACGTTTGCCTCAGTATGGCACACATCAAACTGTTGAGTGGCGACTATCAAGCAGCTAAATCCTTAGCTCAAGCTTTACTTATGGATAAACAAGCCGACAACAGCCAGGCTGTGTACCTCATTCTTGCCTACAGTGAAAAGAACCTAGAACAGCTTGATGAGGCTATTAGTACTTTACAGACAGCGTCGAAACGCTTCCCACAAAGTCCTAATATTCTCTCGCAATTACTTGATTTTTTATTGCTAGCCGGGCGGACAGATGCGGCGTTTAAACTTTATCAAACAGCCGAGATTGAGCATACAGAAGGCATTCAAGTTGGCTTAAACTTTGCGCGTTCCTTAATGGAATTAGATCAAGCACAACCTGCTTTTGAAGTACTCAATGCATTACCATTGCAAGCACAGGCTTATACTAACCAAATTCTCTATCTAAAAGCTTTGTCTTTAGCGGAACTAAATCGTATCAATGATGCTGTATCGACTATGACTCAAGTACATGGTGCATTACAAGACAGTGCGACCAATCAATTAGCATTGTGGTTCTATCAGCTAGGAAAACAAGATACCATTAATGAAATGGTACTTGAGCGGACTCACCGAGAAAATATTCCAGAACAAGTTGCCACCATCAGTCAATTGCATCAAGAAAAAGGGCATCCGAAGTTGGCTTATGCCTTGCTGACCGAGGCTGTCGAAGCATTTCCAGAGTCCGATACTTTACGCTATCAAAAAGCCTTGATTGCGGACTCCTTAAACGCATGGCAAGTTACACTAAATGAATTGCAATTACTGGCTGACAAGCACCCACAAAATGCACAGTAT
The window above is part of the Marinomonas sp. THO17 genome. Proteins encoded here:
- a CDS encoding tetratricopeptide repeat protein yields the protein MLLDQRKSIRLASLLNGNQLRVWLTFICLPLLVACSTIKPEQQSLTIENQAQPLVAQDAKQISALLNAEFKLQREGPNKAFDDFYVLAQQTQDLELIKRLTNIAVASRNKVYIEQSTNLWLAVEPTSEQAYALALQVYTQGNRPSDIAQLIDQAMSHQVSLQFLPVYLDDNVRNSQLITTLERGISQSSPASQQDQYVCLSMAHIKLLSGDYQAAKSLAQALLMDKQADNSQAVYLILAYSEKNLEQLDEAISTLQTASKRFPQSPNILSQLLDFLLLAGRTDAAFKLYQTAEIEHTEGIQVGLNFARSLMELDQAQPAFEVLNALPLQAQAYTNQILYLKALSLAELNRINDAVSTMTQVHGALQDSATNQLALWFYQLGKQDTINEMVLERTHRENIPEQVATISQLHQEKGHPKLAYALLTEAVEAFPESDTLRYQKALIADSLNAWQVTLNELQLLADKHPQNAQYLNALGYTLLTRTKQLDLAMQYIEKAYSLSDQDPAIIDSLGWGMFLKGEYEQSSYYLEKAWSLLQDAEIAAHYGESLWQQKHYEQAIRIWRTALQESPTSPILLDTIKRLSPSLLEKQDTTS
- the hemA gene encoding glutamyl-tRNA reductase, producing MPLITVGVNHKTAPIAIREQVAFAPEKMIEALSSLVTDQRAQEAIIVSTCNRTELYCSVEDLHKIDQVIAWLGQYHGIELEELKQYCYTHIADDSVRHIMRVASGLDSLILGEPQILGQVKSAYAVSQEGDCIGPELESLFQRTFSVAKRVRTDTAIGENPVSIAFAAVSLAQRIFADIRRSTALLIGAGQTIELVARHLKENGVKRIIVANRTLARAQTLASELKAEAIMLGDLGDYLPQADIVISSTASQLPIIGKGMVERATARRRHSPMLLVDIAVPRDIEPEVEDVSDAYLYTVDDLHSVIEENVRARQEAARAAEALIDEGVDAYRKTLESRKVSDLIVNYRQSAESIKQTELEKALKSLQSGQASEQVLNKLAHGLMNKLIHAPTQYLREAGSEADQEALTIAANVLGINEDKDN